The genome window CTCACTATAACCCTATACTAATAGACAATTACATTTAACCCCTTCTAACACGACCCGAAAACACGACatgaacctaacacgaaattcacgGGTTTAGGTTTAGTATAAATGGGTTCGAGTAAGTTTCaagtagggatgagcaaatcccGATCCCGTCCTGATACCGTCCTGATCCCGAAAATCCTGATCCTGAATTTCGCCAAAGGCCCAAAActgggtaccgataccgaaatatgtcagtacggtacggtatcggtatagtagcggtatttgaaggtaaaagtCGGTATTTTACCGGTACCGATCCCAAAAATACCGACaccgaaaatgccaaaaagtggataccgtTTCCGGTACCGAAAAAATCCGGTACGGTATTTTTGGGATCAGGATCGGTACGGGACGGGATCGAGATCGGTATTtgataccaaatgctcatccctagtttcaggttgaacccgagaacccgtttagctaaatgggtcgggttcgggtaaACCAAGTCGGGTTGGCGGGTTAACCCGTTTAAGCTCtttatgttatgttatatttttttacagtatgttttatgttataaattaaattggATGTGTATTTTATGCCATGATTATAACTTTAAAAGAGAAGTTCATATAAATTTTTATAGATTAATtgtaattgtattatatacatttatgtttttaaagtaaattttaatttaatatattaaattgtggcaaaaaaatttaaaaaaattcgggttgaacgggtcgtgttcgggttaaCCCACGAATATTTGGATCGGGTTCAAGTTCATATGTATGACAAAATTTTCGGGTTCAGATCGGGTTGAGCCTGTCAACCTgtaaacacgacccgtttaggacCCTAGATATATCTCCACACTCCTTCCTAGACCCACTTTTTAGTGATCTTTTACGTTAGTTTAATAACGCTATGAAAGCTAAAGAGGTACGTGTAAGTTTATGTGGCTTACAGCAATGGCAGCTTCATCCCCTCTGAGATCCTTGACGCCTtcaaaacccttgtctaacatcATTCTTTCCCTTGGCAAATTTCACACCAAATCAACGCGGGTTagttccattccattccattacATTCACACTTGGTGTCTTGTAAATTGTAAGAAAAAAATTAATTCTGCTTGCCTTGCCTTGGTGTTTCAGATGGAAATAAGTGAAATTGAAGCGGAGAAGAAGAAGATATTTGTATCTGGAGCTACTGGTAAAACCGGGAAGAGAATCGTTGAGCAGCTACTGGCCAAGGGTTTTGCAGTTAAAGCGGGTGTTCGTGATGCCGACAAGGCCAAATCGATGTTCCCGAATCCGATTGAAGACCTTCAATTTGTAAGAAAATGAATGTGTTTCCTTTTGGTATTTTACCTCGACCTCATAGGAAGGAATAGAGCGGCTGCTTTTAGTGAGacccggctcgattgtagttttgtatcaagccttggacctaagacacataacactgacaatcgggacagagactgattggtgcatgtaccccgtatctttcagctatcaacgtcaccacctgatgcatgattaaccattcgccgcttttaacgttattttcatgaaattagtaaaataacaacGTTAAAGTCAGTACCATTTCACTTTTGTCCCCGAgtgcccacacatatatacattatatgtgcacaccgcTTGCGGGGCAAAATGAATATTTTACTTTGTTCCTTAACACTTATTACTTAAACAAAGTGAAAGTAGATGAACAAACATACATAGGCAAATAAATTGAATgcattcgtgtttgtttgttagtCAATTACTAACCCATAAGTGTTTTAACCGAACCAAACAAGACCTTGTTCATTTAGCTTTATCGTACAAATGAATGGTGCATAGCGGATGAAACTTGGTGCAAGTGTTACAGCCCTACTAACTAATATTATATAGATGAACATGTAAACAAtcataaatgaacacaaataaCCGCATGTAAATAAACGAACCAATGGGACATGCGTCCTTGTCcgtttgtttagttaaatgaacaaaagcTTCTGTACATGTTAATTCGTTTGTTAGATAAACAAACTTCTTGCCCAACGGTTTTCAATGAACGTTCGGTTTAACAGGCCTAACATTGGCTACTGTCAGGTGAAATCAGATGTAACAGAAGGTTCGGAAAAGTTAGCCGACGCCATTGGTGATGATTCGGATGCTGTCATATGTGCTACTGGTTTTCAGTATTCATGGGACTTGTTGGCTCCATGGAAGGTTATTTCTTCacattttttaatcttttttacaTCACCATTGAGCCTGTTAACACTAATATTTGGGGTTACAGGTCGACTATTATGGTACGGTTAATCTAGTTGATGCATGTCGAAAGGTTGGTGTGAAACGGTTTATCCTCGTGAGTTCTATTTTGGTCAACGGTGCTGCAATGGGCCAGTTGCTTAACCCGGCTTATGTCTTTCTCAATGCGTTTGGACTTGTATTAGTGGCAAAGCTTCAAGCTGAACAGTACATACGGAAATCGGGTATTAACTACACTATCATAAGGCCCGGAGGGTTAAAAAACGACCCACCAAATGGGAACATTGTCATGGAACCAGAGGTATACATATAAAGAATCCTACTTTCTTAACCCCGTTGACTTTTGTGGTTGAATCGTGAAATGAAGTTTATTGATTTACGCACGAATGAATGTTAACTGCAGTCCGCTTTGTTTTACATCATAAACTGTGTTTTTTTGCATCCGTATCTATCTTAACATGTATCACCTTTGCATACTGtatgtgacccgtttgaccaaAAAAGTCAATGTTCTTTCTTTGTAGGATACGCTGTCTGATGGATCAATTTCGAGAGACCAGGTAGCGGAGGTGGCTGTTGAGTCGCTGCTTCATCCGCAGGCTTCTTATAAAGTTGTGGAGATAGTTGCACGGACCGATGCTCCTAAAAAGTCGTTCATTGAGCTCTTTGGTTCCATTAAAGAACGGTAACTCATATTGTATCAAACCATCGATTTGTATGTCATTGTTCTATACCTTTACGACTTTGATCATATACATTAATATGCAAAAAGAATGAAAGATAACCTTGAGAGTTGGATATGAATACTCGATACATGTTATTTCACACtattaggggttgtttggcaacttattaggggctgtttggcaacttctgaatggttaagtgctgaaccaataagaggtctgaaccattaagagccagtataatgtttacccgttcagagacaaatgtctgaccaatccagagtagaggtcttaaccattcagattcaatataatgcttaaccattcagaggcaaatgtctgaaccattcagacatcagCTCGCgcaacaaacagtctgaaccattaagtgctgaaccagtaagaggaagagtctcattaagaggtaaacaaacatcCCCTTAGTGTAGTTGGGTTAAAGGCTCTTAACCAACTAAAGGTCAACTTTATGGCTTATTAAAAACAATCTTTGGTGCTGCGAGTAATGAGATGATATTCTCCTTGATAGAGCTAGCCGTTGTATTGTAGACTTGCTTACCTTTACATAAGTTGAAGAATACGAAGGTATTAACAATCCATTTGTCTAAGAAAATGGGTGAGCTACACGTCTAGACGTGAAGCCATTTCCGGCCTTGATGTATAACCAACCGCTCAGCTCATCCTTGtaaaagctagtagtaagattaTGAATGAACAGGTTTTTACAAGTGTGATGTATAACCAATGAATGAGGCATGGCCTACACATGAAGCCCTTGATGTATAATGAACAAGCTAGTGTTAAATTTTTTAATGAGTAGGTGTGAGAAAATAGAATTTGAACTTCACCTTGAGTGAATTTCTTCTTTCAGTTGTAATAATCTCTCACAATTGTTCTTCTGTTTGGTAATTGAATCAAATTTCATATTCACTGGGTGATGTGATTATTTATGTTCCACATAAATTAATATGCAAAAGATGAAATAAAACTTGGGGGCTATAAGCGTCttttttgtttgttgggtttcAACGCGTAAGAGCACGTTTTCAAGTTAGATCCGTCAACATGGCTCGGCTCGTAAACAGGCCTATGGGGGAGCCTTAGGCCTAGGCATACGAATCTCGAGTACTAGAAGTAGAACATGAGATTTAGTAGTTTTTAATCAATAAAAGCCATTAAAATCCGCTTTCAAAAGTTCTACGCTTTATTTCTCTAACTAGGTTTTCACACAACGGTGATTTCCAACAAGAAGCAAGAGAAGATGAGATTTAGTAGTTTTTTTGCTTGTTACTGCTAGATGCGTCTTTTGCTTAACTAGAGTTTTCAAATTTGTAATGCATTTGGGTCATAAAATAATCACAAGGGAATTAGATTCTATCATTAAATTCTCGTCTACTGGCTGCTTGCTGCCATCGCCGGCACCCCGTACCACCCTCTGCCTCCACGGCCGCCATCACCCCCCACACCTCCGCCACCGCTTACCATCATTGCTGCAACACCAAAAATATCGAGGATGCTGGACGCAATGGCGATGACTTGGTCTTGGTGGCAACAGCACGGCCATGGTCGTGGTGATTGTGGCGTCGGCGGTGACGGGTGTCAAAGGCAGTTAGGTGGCAGTGGTGGGATGAGTCGACAGTAAGGGTGGCGGACGGGGCCACAATGAGTGGCCAGAGATTCTAATTTCTTGGTTGCAGGAATGTTCGAGTTCATTTAGACGAAGGAATTTGGGTCAATTCATTTGTAAACTAAGCACAATAAGAACATACTTTGAATTCGAATTCCAACAAATCATGCAAACCAAATACATCAAGGTTGGACAGTGTGGATCTTTGAATTCCAACAACGAAATACACCAAGGTTGGACAGTGTGGATCTTTTGCTCTCGCTCTCTCCCGCCTAGGTGGGGTGCTCCCATCTCCATTCGGCCGGCATCCCCCTCCACTTCATCTATATTCCTTCTCCAAATCGGCAAGGAACTCCTGTTGCTCCCTCACCATCCCACAAATCCATCAACGTCATCTCCACCTCAGCAACATCATCATTATCAGTTGCTCCCTTCACATCCCGCTTCATCTTTCTTCCACACCGTCCAGCCTAAAAAACGAAACCCATTTTTTTATTCTATTTGACTTTCATTCAAGCAGGAACCTTGCTTTCAAAATGCTCCCATCAAGTTTTCATATCGGTCTGAGAATTCATAcaggccggttggctcgatccaAATTAGCTTGAGCTGATTTTACCATAGTTTCTTTCGAGATAATTTAGAGCCACAGGCTTGAATAACCCTGCAGCTCCTTACCTTCCTTGTCCCCTccccctaaagctaaacccttacCCTAAAAATATAACTCAATAAAAGAGTTAATACAAACCACCTTTACACCTTACATTCTACGACACCACTTGTGCTAGATTCTTTCTTGTATCATCCACATGGACCGACCAAAATGTCATGAATAAATACCATCTGGTTTAAGGTTTATTTCTTTAATTATTTCATGTAATATATACTCACAAATTTAGATCAAATTTTTTAAAAGAATATTCGGTAATCTGTAGAGGATGACTGAACACATAAAGACAACCTTTCGAGACCAAGCAATCatccaagtttttttttttaaatacaggATGATATATCACATTCGCAACAGTTAGGGAGCGATCTAAATAACCATAGGTGAAAAACGAATAAACATTGAATGATTGGACGATGTTATTTCATATTTATACATGTTTCAGGTCGGTTAAGGTAACAAAATTTTGCATCAAATGTCAAATCATGTATCATTACCTTGTTTAGATTGAGCTTTCAATTTCTCCAATTGTTTCCTCAAATAAGCCTGTTTTAACTTCTCTCGCCGAGCAGCCACCTGCTCTTGCCTACGGACTTTTAGTTCAGACACTTTTTCCCGAGCTTCATTAACTTCTTCATGCACTTCCCTAAAAAATACAACAAAACATAAAACAATTTGTTGATCATCAACTAATCTTTTAGAAACACATTACACAAAAACAATTTCTTGATCATCAAGCAATCTTTTAGGAAAACATTCTTTGTCTGGACTAAAAAAGGAAATGATAATTGATAAAGTTGGGAAAAAGTACCTCACAAAACGCTTATGTTCATCATTGTCTAATGTACCAGCTGCCCTACCGAGGCCCGTAGCCCGTGTATCAGGCAACACAGGTTCATCATATGTATCAGGCTCGTGTTTGCTTGTTTCTATAGAAAACGGGCTATGTCTTTGTGGTTCGTCATTTACATAGGTCTTACTGAAAAAATCAACACAATATTTCTCCTTATCTTCCTCATCAGATACTTCTCCCCTTGCCAGCTTTTCATACAACTCGGCTTTCTTCTCTAGAGCTGCATAGCTGGCTGACCCATCTTTCACTGCTTTCATCTCCAACTTATCCCTGAAATTATGTCAATTTGTCATTAAAAAGAACAAAGCTGAACAGTTTTCGGGGCTGCAAGTAAACAGTTTTGAAGAGAAAATTAGTGACAGCAATTCCTGGACCTAACCCATAAATAATCAGATTATCGGTTGTCATATCTAAGTTATTTAATAAATGAGGATGTGCTCGAGTCAGATAAGCTGTTTAACCCATTTAATTAAACAGGTCAACCCCTTAAAACAAACAAGTCAACCCGCCGAACCTTTCCCAAACCATTTTAACACATTTTTACAACCCTTCAACCCATTTAGCATGTTTATAACTTGATAACAACCTACCAACATGTCAACCCGTTTGACTCATTAAGATTTTAGATAATTGGTCAAAGCTCAAAGCGGGTCATATTCAGATTACACGATTTTAAGTGTGTCCAGGTTAGAATTGATGTCTTTTAAGTTTTAACACCAGTATATGTACGGGTCGCCAAGATTTAAAAAAcagaaacgagtttcgaggcgttttcccttcgcctcacgaggcgtaagcccgaggcggagttaaaaaaatatataaatattatatatcttataaaaatagtaatactaactaaattcatcatcaaaataatcaaaaacacacataaaaaagacataaattgcttgaaattgacacaaaaactcaaaaacatcaaaaacaactatCAAAAACCCCTGAGGCGCACCTGAGGCACATCCTTtttagcgcctcagcccctctgaggcgcaCATACAGTATAAACcccctgaggcgcgcctcagaatCGTTTTTGTCCGTTTCGCCTTGAGGCGCACCTCGAGGCGCACGCCTCAAcagttttttaaaaccatgatgGGTCGTGTTTAGAATCAATGATTCAACCTGACAAGTTGACACAATTGACACCCtagagaaaactaaaaaaaaatagtGGTAAATACAGAAAAAGTGTGAAGACAAGCTCTCTGTTTTGGGTCTGTATTATCAATGTAATGATACTATGCATCAGGATgtcttttaagttttaacatCAGTATATGTATGGGTCGTGTTTAATATCAATGATTCAACCTGACAAGTTGACACAATTGACACCCTagagaaaactaaaaaacaatAGTAGTAAATACAGAAAAAGTGTGAAGACAAGCTCTCTGTTTTGGGTCTGTATTATCATTGTAATGATACTATGCATCAGGTTTTAAGTACAAAATTAATTATTCAATTACAAATACAGGTTTAGGATTGTCATATCTAAGTTGTTTAATAAATGAGGTCGTGCTCGGTTTGACATATTTAACCAGTTTAATTAAAAAGGTTGAACTGTCAACCCCTTTAAACAAACAGGTGGACCCACCAACCCTTATATAACCCATCTATTACAACCCTTTAATCCATTTAGCATGCTTACAACTTGACTACAACCAACAGCATGTCAACTTGTTTGACTCGTTTAAATAACTGGCCCAAATGGGCCGTGTACAGGTTACAGATTTTAAGTGTCACGCAAAAATGTATGGGTCGTGTTTAGATTCAACCATTCAACCCACCAACAGGGCACGATTAATACCCAGGAAGAAACTGACAACTTTTTAGCATCAAATAGAAGACAAACTAAAAATGTATTAATACTATGCATcaattttttaaaaacaaaattaattatTCAATTGCAATTACAGGGATTATACTTCTAACTTCCCAGATGAAAGATTGATTGATTGGATGAATATCTATGACAGGCCAAGTGCCAACCCGTCAACCCAATAACATGTCAACCCGTTTCACTCATATACATAAATGGCCAAAACGAGCCATGTTTgttttacatgttttaaagtgtGTCTAGCTTAGGATTATTGTCTTTAACACGAACAACTATACGTGTCGTTTTAGGATGCAACTATCCAACCCGCCAACCCAACACAATTGACAAAGTTCTCTGTTTCAAGCCTCTGTTATCATTGTATTTAACTACTAATTATGTGCATCaagatttagaaaaaaaaaataaataaataaaacataactatTCAATTGCAGGTCTATGTTGTCAAGAGCCCTATAAGCATGCCTAGGTGCTTGGATGTATCCCAGCCCACCAAACTCCGCTGTTCCCTAAAAGGCGAGCTTTCAGGCTCTCAGACCCTGCTTCAAGGTAAAATCCGGCCTAAATggtataaacaaaaaaaaaacctaaaaagggCTGGAATCAACCTAAATAAGCATAGAATCACCTAAACATGTCTAAAACCCCTAAAAATGGTATTTTAGACTATGCGCCTAGCTTAAAAAGCCCTCGTTTTTTAAGCGCCAGGCTCGGCCTATGCGCCTTGGCAAATGAATGGCTGGTTGGTTAGCAGGATGAAGATCTATAACTAATCTTACTCTATTTATTTTTACAATCTAGCTTAAGTGATACTTGCAGACAGAGGTCAATTGAAATGTCTATAATACAAACAAACCCTAACTACTAACACCAAATCAatacaagaaaaaaaaatcaatattaGGTTAAATTAGGGTTCCGTACTTGTGAGAACGAGCATCCACACCGGAGTTCTTGCCGGCAAAGACATCATTCGGAACAATTTTCTTCTTCGCACGGTGAACCTCGAGCTGATCTGGATTCTTATTCGAATTGGTAGTTTTGGCTTCTTCTTGAGACTTGTATAATTGTGCCTTGAGCTCGAGAATTGATGAGGGGCCAACACCGGCGATTGCACGGTGTTTTTTGGGCATGATTGAGGATTCCGTTAACCATCCTAGTGATTCCACCACCACTCTCTTCTTCTTCCCGGTATCTTCTTCCGCCATTTGATTGTTTGTTGAAGATAACGGTGATTGGTTTTCTAGGGTTTCGATTGATTGATGATACGTTTTAGGGTTTATGTGTTTGCAGTTGGCTAATTTTCACGGACAATTTTGGTTATAAAGTGACAACTAAAACATTTTAGAACGGGGTGATTATTACacattaaacatataagggtataaggagtggttaaacactttaaagtggcaaaccaaaaaaccgatcAATGAGAGCGCGTcatgtcaattaggcaaaagtgtttaaactttggtgaaaaatgttggcaatggtttaaacacttggtgaagtggtaaactatttaaaaaaaaaaaaggaaaagggtgtgattggttgagataggaatggaccccacccacaatACCCTCCCTCTCTCTCCTTCTCCCTCTTGCCGAATCGGTGTTCCATCACCGATTTACCCAACCATTTCGGCAAACTATatgttggtggtggtgttacCGAGTGGCAAAGTGGTTTGCCACTTCCCTTTGCCGCTCCACACCGTATGCCCTAGACAAGCAAGATGTATGTGTGTGTTGTAAGTTGGGCTTTGTgagtctttcaaaaaaaaaatggaaattttctttttttaactctaattattccatatataagtttACAAGTTTTTTGTACATTATTAGTTGTAACTTGTGCTttgtgagtttttcaaaaaa of Helianthus annuus cultivar XRQ/B chromosome 1, HanXRQr2.0-SUNRISE, whole genome shotgun sequence contains these proteins:
- the LOC110876097 gene encoding uncharacterized protein At2g34460, chloroplastic → MWLTAMAASSPLRSLTPSKPLSNIILSLGKFHTKSTRMEISEIEAEKKKIFVSGATGKTGKRIVEQLLAKGFAVKAGVRDADKAKSMFPNPIEDLQFVKSDVTEGSEKLADAIGDDSDAVICATGFQYSWDLLAPWKVDYYGTVNLVDACRKVGVKRFILVSSILVNGAAMGQLLNPAYVFLNAFGLVLVAKLQAEQYIRKSGINYTIIRPGGLKNDPPNGNIVMEPEDTLSDGSISRDQVAEVAVESLLHPQASYKVVEIVARTDAPKKSFIELFGSIKER
- the LOC110876091 gene encoding uncharacterized protein At4g18257, with the protein product MAEEDTGKKKRVVVESLGWLTESSIMPKKHRAIAGVGPSSILELKAQLYKSQEEAKTTNSNKNPDQLEVHRAKKKIVPNDVFAGKNSGVDARSHKDKLEMKAVKDGSASYAALEKKAELYEKLARGEVSDEEDKEKYCVDFFSKTYVNDEPQRHSPFSIETSKHEPDTYDEPVLPDTRATGLGRAAGTLDNDEHKRFVREVHEEVNEAREKVSELKVRRQEQVAARREKLKQAYLRKQLEKLKAQSKQGNDT